One Tubulanus polymorphus chromosome 5, tnTubPoly1.2, whole genome shotgun sequence DNA segment encodes these proteins:
- the LOC141906459 gene encoding V-type proton ATPase 16 kDa proteolipid subunit c-like encodes MADVEQPLYTPFFGVMGATSAIVFSALGAAYGTAKSGTGIATMSVMRPEFIMKSVIPVVMAGIIAIYGLVVAALIANSLSADPTEYTLFLSFVHLGAGLSVGLSGVAAGFAIGIVGDAGVRGTAQQPRLFVGMILILIFAEVLGLYGLIVALILATKSPK; translated from the exons ATGGCAGACGTTGAACAACCGTTATACACACCTTTCTTCGGTGTAATGGGCGCCACATCAGCTATAGTATTCAGCG ccCTTGGCGCCGCTTACGGAACAGCTAAATCCGGTACTGGTATCGCGACGATGTCGGTGATGCGACCAGAGTTTATAATGAAATCCGTTATTCCAGTTGTTATGGCCGGTATTATCGCTATTTATGGTTTAGTTGTAGCTGCGTTGATTGCTAATTCTCTTAGTGCTGATCCAACTGAATACACACTATTTCT GAGTTTTGTACATTTGGGCGCCGGACTTAGTGTAGGATTGAGCGGAGTAGCTGCCGGATTCGCTATCGGAATCGTAGGTGACGCCGGCGTGCGAGGTACAGCGCAACAGCCGAGGCTATTCGTCGGAATGATCCTTATTCTCATTTTCGCTGAAGTATTAGGTCTCTACGGACTGATCGTCGCGTTGATTTTAGCCACGAAATCGCCGAAATAA
- the LOC141906458 gene encoding periodic tryptophan protein 2 homolog yields the protein MKFSYRFSNLLGTVYRKGNLSFSPDGNTVISPVGNRISLFDLKNNKSETLPVEGKMNLSALGLSPDGNILIAIDEEGEAMLISMISKTVLHYHHFHGSVNSISFSPNGKKFAITKNKIIQMFHAPGKTKEFNPFVPYRTFYGAFDETTCIDWTTDSRVFCVGGKDMNTRVYGAQPFRNLIIYSIGGHSDAIVGTFFEADSLDLYTLSSNGQLCVWECNTDLDGLLPFEEKKVTSDEESDLDDDEKKAEKEKALMKAAQESKDEKILFKRLAKHRYKDNKRDGSQHTQLTCAMFHKKSHILVAGFEDGSFLLHEMPDFNLIHSLSISNQMISSIAINTTGDWIALGCSGLGQLLVWEWQSESYVLKQQGHFNNMTCLVYSPDGQYLVTGGDDGKVKVWNTSSGFCFVTFSEHNAGITGVAFSQSGQVVLSSSLDGTVRAFDLNRYRNFRTFTSPQPVQFSSLAIDPSGEIVCAGGMDSFDIFVWSLQTGRLLDILSGHEGPVSAVVFSTTSSILASASWDKTVKLWDVFENKGSKETFRFNTDVQALAYRPDGKEIAVGTLDAQISFWDVQNGTQTGSIEGRHDLGYTRKDTDKITAKTSSVNKSFSTISYTADGKCILAGGRSKNVCIYSVEDQMLIKKFEVSCNLSFNGMEEYLDRRKMTEWGSLALVDSADGKSLSLPGVKKGDMSSRHWKPEVRVYGVSFSPTGRAWASTTTEGLLIYSLDNNLTFDPFELDIDITPENVKGTLKDNNYSTALMLAFRLNEQNLIQQVLETIPLQSIELICQSLPDVYVDKLLAHLGSALETSPHLEFYMNWCQKLLYNQGSKLKQRSQSVIAHLRAVQKILNRRKEDIGKMCDQNRYSLQYLITLSQLKNKRKADSQAADLDKENEDNEGNEEMDEDDNDDDVALPSNWESDSDDVETLMT from the exons ATGAAGTTTTCATACAGG ttttcaaatcttctcggtactgtttatcgtAAAGGGAACTTATCATTCTCTCCTGATGGCAACACCGTTATCAGTCCTGTTGGCAACCGCATCAGCTTGTTTGATCTCAAAAA CAATAAATCGGAGACCTTACCAGTGGAGGGTAAAATGAACTTGTCTGCTTTAGGTTTATCACCAGATGGAAATATACTTATAGCTATAGATGAAG AAGGAGAAGCTATGCTGATAAGTATGATAAGTAAAACTGTCTTGCATTACCATCACTTTCACGGAAGCGTCAACTCAATATCGTTTAGCCCAAATGGAAA AAAATTTGCGATaaccaaaaataaaataatccaGATGTTCCACGCTCCTGGAAAAACGAAAGAATTCAATCCTTTTGTACCGTATCGAACGTTCTACGGAGCTTTCGATGAAACAACCTGCATCGATTGGACAACTGATTCACG AGTTTTTTGCGTTGGAGGTAAGGATATGAACACTCGTGTTTACGGAGCTCAGCCTTTCCGAAATTTGATAATCTACTCTATTGGAGGACACAGCGATGCTATAGTTGGAACATTCTTCGAAGCAGATTCATTAGAT CTGTACACTTTAAGTTCAAATGGACAGTTATGCGTTTGGGAATGCAACACAGACCTCGATGGCTTGTTACCTTTCGAAGAGAAGAAAGTAACGTCAGATGAGGAAAGTGAtcttgatgatgatgagaaaaaagcagaaaaagaaaaag CTCTCATGAAAGCTGCACAGGAAAGTAAAGATGAGAAAATACTTTTCAAACGACTTGCCAA ACATCGCTACAAAGACAACAAAAGAGATGGTAGTCAACATACTCAACTGACATGCGCTATGTTTCACAAAAAGTCACATATTTTGGTCGCCGGTTTCGAAGATGGATCTTTCTTGCTTCATGAAATGCCAGATTTCAACTTGATTCATTCTCTAAG TATATCCAATCAAATGATCTCATCGATTGCCATCAATACGACTGGTGATTGGATAGCATTAGGATGTTCAGGTCTAGGGCAACTGTTGGTCTGGGAATGGCAAAGTGAATCCTATGTACTGAAACAGCAAGGCCATTTCAATAATATGACATGTCTAGTCTATTCACCAGATGGTCAGTACCTAGTGACTGGTGGTGATGATGGAAAA GTGAAAGTTTGGAACACTAGTAGTGGATTTTGCTTCGTAACATTTTCTGAACATAATGCCGGTATAACAGGTGTAGCATTTAGTCAAAGTGGCCAAGTAGTGTTGTCGAGTTCGTTAGATGGTACTGTACGGGCTTTTGATTTGAACAG GTACCGTAATTTCCGGACGTTTACTTCACCACAGCCTGTCCAATTCTCCAGTCTTGCTATTGATCCTAGTGGAGAAATCGTCTGCGCTGGAGGAATGGattcttttgatatttttgtatgGTCACTACAGACTGGACGACTTCTGGAT attttgtcGGGACATGAAGGTCCTGTATCAGCGGTTGTATTCAGCACTACAAGTTCTATATTAGCCAGCGCTTCTTGGGACAAAACTGTCAAACTTTGGGATGTGTTCGAAAATAAAGGTTCTAAAGAGACCTTCAGATTCAATACTGATG TGCAAGCATTAGCATATCGTCCTGATGGGAAGGAGATTGCGGTGGGCACATTGGATGCGCAGATATCATTTTGGGATGTACAGAACGGTACTCAAACCGGATCAATCGAGGGCAGACATGATCTCGGATATACACGAAAAGATACGGACAAAATAACAGCTAAAACTTCATCAGTAAACAA GTCGTTCTCTACTATATCGTACACAGCCGATGGTAAATGTATCCTGGCTGGTGGACGGTCAAAGAATGTTTGTATTTACTCCGTTGAGGATCAGATGCTTATCAAGAAATTTGAAGTTTCTtgtaatttatcatttaatgGAATGGAG GAATATCTTGACCGACGAAAAATGACTGAATGGGGTAGCTTAGCTTTAGTGGACTCAGCTGATGGTAAATCTTTATCGCTGCCGGGAGTGAAGAAAGGTGATATGAGTTCTAGACACTGGAAACCTGAAGTACGAGTTTATGGAGTATCTTTCTCGCCAACTG GTAGGGCCTGGGCATCGACCACTACTGAAGGACTGCTGATCTACTCATTAGACAATAATCTGACATTTGATCCATTTGAGCTCGATATCGATATCACCCCAGAGAACGTTAAGGGAACGTTGAAAGATAACAATTACTCTACAGCACTGATGCTCGCATTTCGTCTCAATGAACAGAATCTGATTCAGCAAGTTCTAGAAACTATTCCATTACAATCAA TTGAGCTCATTTGTCAGTCACTGCCCGACGTCTATGTGGACAAACTATTGGCCCATCTCGGCTCCGCGCTAGAAACGAGTCCTCATCTTGAGTTCTATATGAACTGGTGTCAGAAATTGCTGTACAATCAAGGATCGAAATTGAAACAGCGATCGCAGTCGGTCATCGCGCATTTACGAGCTGTGCAGAAAATCCTCAATCGACGAAAAGAAGacatcggaaaaat GTGTGATCAGAATCGTTATTCTCTTCAATATTTGATAACACTTTCACAGTTGAAAAATAAACGTAAAGCCGATAGTCAGGCAGCCGACCTAGATAAAGAGAACGAAGATAACGAAGGCAATGAGGAAATGgatgaagatgataatgacGATGATGTAGCATTGCCTTCTAACTGGGAATCAGATTCAGATGATGTCGAAACATTAATGACCTGA